DNA from Kineosporiaceae bacterium:
CAGGTGGGCCCGGCGTGCCTGGTGGCGCGTCGGGGCGGGCTTCGGGGCCTGCCCAGGTCTCGCAGTCCCTGCTGGGCGGAGTCCATGTGATCGGGCGCGTCGTGGAGGTGCAGCCGCCGCGATTCGACACCGTGAACCGCGAACTCGAGGGCGCCCTGGGCCGCTTCGGCCTCGGCCTCGCCACGGCCGTGCCGAAAGCCATCATGATCGTCCTGGGTCTGCTCTTCTCCCCCCTGCGCTGGATCCTGGGGATGGGTATGGGCATGGGTGGCCGATCGGCCGGCATGCCCCCCACCCCGCTCCAGGTTCCCTCCACCCCGTTTCGGGTGCAGTGCGCCGACGGCACCGTCGTCCACTGCCTGTTGCGGGGCGAGCAGCGAGGCACCGGGATCTACCAGGGCGCCGACGTCGAGGTCCGGGGACGATTCACCAGGGCTCGCGTGCTGCTGGCCTCGTCGGTCCGTGACATGGCCTCCGGTGCGTCGGTGCGCGGCCATGTCCCCGCGGCGGCGAGATACCCGGTGGCACGAGGCCTGCTGAAGGTGGCGGCCGGACTGTTCGTTCTGCTGGTCCTGCTGCAGTCGTGCGGCATGATCCGGCTGGGTGGTTGAGATCGCTGTGGAGAGAGGAGGTCTCGTGTGAGTACCGAGTTCACGGATCGGGGCGAACCCGACGATCATCGAACGATCGAGGATGCGCGCTCCGCGGAGGAACCGACGAGCGAACACCTCGAACGGCCGGACGACGGGCTGGAGCGCCTCGACCGCAGCGCCCCGGAATCGACCGGGTTGCGCGAGGTTCCGCTGCGAGAGCTGCACGATCGGCACCCGGGGGAGTATCTCGAGCCCATGAGTCGCACGACGCCGGTCGAGCGGTTCCAGGACCCGGAGCGCACGGTTCATCAGATCAACCCCATGCTCGACAGCTCCCCTGCGTATCAGGTCAACTGTGCGGACTGCTCTCGAGCGGTGGAACGAACCTGGCGAGGCGACCGCGAGGAGGCCGCCGGACGCTCGGAGCTGAGGGGTGAGACCGATGGGCGCACCCAGGAATGGGCCGGTGAGTCGTTTCACGCGATGCGCTCGGCGGACGACGTCCGTGATCGGGTGTTGGAGGGCGGTCCGGGATCGAGCGCCATCGTGCACACCGATTTCGTCGACCACGACGGCAACCCCGGGGGCCACGCCTACAACGTGGTGAATCACGAAGGGCAGGTGCGCGTCGTGGACGGCCAGCTCGGCGAGGTCTACGACTGGCACGAGGGCACGGGACACCCCGCCATGGCATCGGTCGATCGGGTTCGTGCCGTCGGCTGGGACGGGAACGGAAGGGCGTTGTGGTGAGCGAGATGACGGAGGAGGCTGCGCGGATCACCTTGCGCAGCATGGGATCACCGGCAGCCGATCCCGAGTGCTACGTCGGGACGCGCCGTCCGGCGGGATGGCTGTTCCGGTGGCGTCCGGAGTGTGGCTCGCCCCCGGTGGGCACGGTGGCCTGGGTGGTCGCCGACACCACCGGACGCGCTGGTCCGGTGCGACTCGGACGCACGGCCGAGGCACTGCTCGACGAGCTCTCGCGCCCGGCCGGCTGACGGGACGCCGATGCCCCTCGACCTCGTCGAGCGTTACGGTCTGCCCGCCCGGCTGGTGCGCGAGGCCCCGTCCGATGCCCTGGTGGCCCTGCGCTACGGCCGGGTGGTGTCCGGTGAGTGTGCCCCGTGGCCGGGGCCGCCGCGGCGACGCTGGGTGCGGGTGCTCGCCGTCCCGGAGTGGGACGGCGGTACGGAGTCGCCGCTGGCGATGCTGCTCAGCGTGCTCGCCGGTCCCGGCATGCAGCTGGACGTCGTGCTCCGCCACGACGACGCCTCGGGCATCGGGCTGTACCTCGGCTTCCTCGACCAGGCGACGACGGCCCGTGCCCGCGCCCTGCTGACCCCGGACCACGATCTCGAGGAGGCCACGCCGCCCGGTGCCGAGGCCTGGCACGCCCTCGGGGTGGTTCACCGGGTGCAGGGCGTGGTGGAGGTGCGCGAGGGCTCGCCCGCGATCGAACGCCCCGAATCGTTGGTCGATCGCATCCAGGGCATTCCCGGCAGCTGGTGTGTGCACTGGCACCTGACCGGATCCGGGCCCCAACAGGTGGACGCGCTCACCGAGCGGCTGCTCGCCCTGGCCGACCAGGCGGCCGCGATGATGTCGGTCACCACCACGCTGACAGCGGTCGAGTCGACCACCGTGGTCAGCCAGGCCTGGACCCGGGTGCAGACCTGGCTCGATGTGCTCTACGCCCACGGCACCCGCGGCCGCACCATCGGTCTGTGGTCGGTCGACACCTGGGCCGCCGGCCCGGACCCGGCGACGCTGGATCAGGTGATCGCCGCGCTGCGAGCGGCCGTTCCGGGTGAGTCGGGTCGATCGTTCGCCGCGTCGGCCCTGGCGGCATCAGGCGGCGCCGCGCCGACCTCCTTGCTCACCAGTGCCGACCTAGGCGGCATGCTGGTGCCCCCGCGCCGCGGTGTCCCGGGGCTCGCGGTACGGGCGGCGCCGCCGGGTGGTCGTCGACCGACGGACTCGTCGCAGCCGATCGAGCTGGGCACCTACTGGGGGGTCGACCTGCCGGCGCAGATCGGCCTGGACGACCTCGAGGGTCACGGATTTCTCACCGGCACGACAGGTTCGGGGAAGACGACCTCGCTGCACCGGCTGCTCGCCGCACTCTGGAACGACAACCACGTGCCGTTCCTGGTGATCGACCCGGTCAAGGACGAGTACTCCGGGGCGGCGTCCCTGTTCCGCGGTGGCGTGCGGGTGGTGACCGGCAACGACCTGCGGATGAACCTGCTCGAGCCATGGCCGGGTACCGATGATCGCCGGCACATCGTCCAGGTGGCGCAGGCGTTTCGCGGCGCGTTCACGATGCCGAGTCCGGCTCCGTACGTGGTCACGCACCTGTTCGACACGGTGGCCATGCAGCCGGGCGGTCCGGCCGGAGCGACGCTGCACGACATCCGGGACGCGCTCGATCCCCTCATCGACTCCCTGGGCTATGCGGCCGAGGCCCGGACCAACATCCGTGCGGCGTTGATGACCCGGCTGTCGTTGTTGCTCGCACCGGTGCGTGCGCACCGGTTCGGTTGGCCGAATTCCTCGATGGTGCACGGGCTGTTCGACCAGCCGACGGTGGTGACCTTGGCCGACCTGGTGGACGACGAGGAACGATCGTTCATCGTGCTGCTCCTGGCGATGGCCACCTGGAATCGTGCCCGGGCCCGAGCCCGCTCCGGCCGGCCGTTGGCCGTGGTGGACCACGTGCTGGTGCTCGAGGAGGCGCACCGGGTGATCCCCGAGCTTGGGCCGTCCGCTCCGGACAGCGAGAACGGCAGCGCCGCAAGGGTTTCGGCCGAGTTGCTCTCGGCCATGCTGGCCGAGGTCAGAAGTTACGGCCAGCAGGTCCTGGTGGTGGACCAGAGCCCGTCGAAGGTGTCCTCCGATGTGCTGCGCAACACCAACCTGAAGCTGGTTCACCGCATCGTCCATCCCGACGATCAGCAGCAGGTGGCCGGCGCCATCGGGTTGCCGCCCGACCGGGCGGGCCTGCTCGGTACCCTGCAGCGAGGTCAGGTGCTGGTCTCGACCAGATCAGAGCCCGTGCCCCAGACGGTGCGAGTTCACCCGGCGTCCCCTCGATTTCCCGCGCGGGCGGCCACGGTGGCCTCCGGCGCCAGTACCTGGCCGTGTTGTACCGCCGAGACCGCGGTCGCGGTCGAGGATCACTTCCGGGCGTGGGCGGCCGCTCCGGAGGCCGCGTCCCACCTGGCCCTGTTCCTGGTGGGGTTGCGGCTGGGTGAGGGCGACGGGACGGCGTTGCGCGCGAAGGTGTACCGGTCGCTGCTGTCCATCGGGGCCGGGCTGCCGACCGATTGCCTGGCCTGGGCCGGTCTACGCCGGGTGATCGGGCAGGAGCGCTCGCTGGGCGCCATCGGCAGCCGCAAGCAGTACGACGTCATGCTCGGTGTGGCCTTCCAGGCGTGGCAGGAGCGCCGGCCCGCCGAACGTGAGGCGGCCACCCTGCCGGGGCTGCGCGGCGGCGTGTGCGATCAATGTGGCCGCAAGTGCCAGGTCCGGGTGCCGGCCGCCGTCCTCAACCGCGCCGCACCCCGCTACGGACCGGGTGTGCTGCGCACTGCCGGGTGGCGCCGTGATCTGCCCGATGTCGTCGACTGGGGCGTGGCGCAGTTCGCCGAGTTGCTCCCGTTGCTCGGCGAGCGCGCTGCCAAGACGGTGATGCGATGCCAGCTGGCGCAAGGGGTTCAGCAGGGTGCGCTGCCCCGGTCGGTACTCGAGCAGCTGGTCGCCAGGATCTGTCCGTGACGATGAGGATGCGAACCACGAGGAGTTGGTGGTCATGACCGGTCGAGCGATCGGCATCGATCTCGGCACGACGTACTCCGTCGTCGCGGCCCTCGACGAGCGGGGTGAGGCGCAGGCGCTCACCGATGTCGAGGGGAACGTGCTCATCCCGTCGGCGGTGCACTTCGTCCGCCGGGGCGAGGCGGTGGTCGGTCGGCTCGCGAAGGCCTCGCAGGCCGTGGAGCCGGACCGCGTGGTCACCGCCGTCAAGCGGGACATGGGCACGGAACTGACCCGCCGGTTCGACGAGGTCGACCTCACGCCCGAGGGCATCTCCGGTGTGATCCTGCGAGCCTTGGCGGTGACGGCGGCGAATGCGCTGGGGGTCGCCCCCGAGTCGCTGCGTGCGGTGATCACGGTGCCGGCCTATTTCGGTGTCGCCGAGAAGGAGGCCACCGCTCAGGCTGCGGCGATCGCGGGCCTCGACCTGATGGAACTGGTGGCCGAGCCGGTGGCTGCGGCGGTGTCCTACGGTGTCGACAGCGGAACGTCCGGGCTCGTCCTGGTCTATGACCTCGGCGGGGGCACCTTCGACACCACGGTGTTGGAGGTCGGCGCCGAAGGCCCGCGAGTGCTGGTGACCGATGGGTCGAGTCGCCTGGGTGGTCTCAACTGGGACGATCGGCTGCAATCGCTGCTCCTGGAGCGCTTCGTTGCCGTGACGCAGGACGAGGATGCCCTCGACGACGACGACTTCCAGCTCGCGGTGGCCGCCGCCGCGGAGGACCTCAAGAAGCAGCTGAGCGAACGGGAGTCGGCGTCGGTCACCTTGACCCGTGGCCGGGAGAGGTCACGCATCGCCCTCTCCCGCAGCGACTTCGAGGAGCGGACCGCCGATCTGGTGGCGATGACCCTCGAGGTGGTGCAGCGAGCGCTCTCCCTGGCCGGAACGCGGTGCCGGCTGCCGCTGCGTGAGGTGATCCTGGTCGGTGGGTCGACCAAGATGCCGATGATCGCGGCGGCGCTGCGGGAGGCGGTGAACGTCCCGGTGGCGCTTCGCGACCCCGACCTGGCGGTCGCGAAGGGTGCGGCCCTGCACGCAGCGGCGCTCGATCGACGGGCCGGGGTGCCGCCCGAGCAGCCGCTGATCGCGGTGAGTGCCAAGGGCGAACGGGCGCGTTCGCTGCAGCCGGCGACCGGGGTGGTGCCGCGGGCCATCGGCGTCCTCCTGCGCGACAGCCACGACCCGTCGGGCACCCGCCTGTTCGTCGAGCATCTGGTGACGGCGAACACCCCGCTGCCGGTCGTCGGTGTCGAGGCGACGTTCGCCACGATCATGAAGAACCAGGACCGGGTGCGGGTCGAGCTCTTCGAGCAGGCCGGCCCGATGCCCTCACCCGATCTGGCCAACAATCGGCGCGTGCTGGACGGAGAACTGATCGGCCTGCCGCAACTGCCCGCGGGGTCACCGATCGAGCTGACCCTCGCCGTGGCCCCCGACGGCCGCATCCGGTGCACGGCACTCGAGCCACGCAGTGGCAAGGTCCTGGTACTCGAGTCCTACATGGAGGGCGTCGTGGACGGCGCGGCGGCCGCCGCACAGCGTCACCACGTGTCCTCCCTGCGGATCTCCTCATGAGCACGCCACCTGGTGTGTCGTGGATCCGGCGGGATTTCACCGCCGCCGGCCTGACCCAGTACCCGACCGGACGGCACCTGTCGGCCATTCAGGACCAGCTCGGTGGATCCGTGGTGCTCTGCATCGACGTCAGTGGATCGATGAGTGGGTCGCCGCTGAAACAAGCGGTGGCCGGTGCCCGGCGCTTCGTCGGCGAGGCGCTCGACCAGCACTACAGCGTCGGCATCATCCTGTGGGACACCGGCGTCGCGGCGCAGATCGCCCTGCAGCGCGATGCCAAGGCGCTCGGCCGCTTTCTGAGTCAGGCCGCGATCGCCGGCGGAACCGATGTCTTCGCGGCGCTGGTCACCGCCGAGAACCTGCTGAGCGGTCGCCCCGGCGATCT
Protein-coding regions in this window:
- a CDS encoding ATP-binding protein; this translates as MPLDLVERYGLPARLVREAPSDALVALRYGRVVSGECAPWPGPPRRRWVRVLAVPEWDGGTESPLAMLLSVLAGPGMQLDVVLRHDDASGIGLYLGFLDQATTARARALLTPDHDLEEATPPGAEAWHALGVVHRVQGVVEVREGSPAIERPESLVDRIQGIPGSWCVHWHLTGSGPQQVDALTERLLALADQAAAMMSVTTTLTAVESTTVVSQAWTRVQTWLDVLYAHGTRGRTIGLWSVDTWAAGPDPATLDQVIAALRAAVPGESGRSFAASALAASGGAAPTSLLTSADLGGMLVPPRRGVPGLAVRAAPPGGRRPTDSSQPIELGTYWGVDLPAQIGLDDLEGHGFLTGTTGSGKTTSLHRLLAALWNDNHVPFLVIDPVKDEYSGAASLFRGGVRVVTGNDLRMNLLEPWPGTDDRRHIVQVAQAFRGAFTMPSPAPYVVTHLFDTVAMQPGGPAGATLHDIRDALDPLIDSLGYAAEARTNIRAALMTRLSLLLAPVRAHRFGWPNSSMVHGLFDQPTVVTLADLVDDEERSFIVLLLAMATWNRARARARSGRPLAVVDHVLVLEEAHRVIPELGPSAPDSENGSAARVSAELLSAMLAEVRSYGQQVLVVDQSPSKVSSDVLRNTNLKLVHRIVHPDDQQQVAGAIGLPPDRAGLLGTLQRGQVLVSTRSEPVPQTVRVHPASPRFPARAATVASGASTWPCCTAETAVAVEDHFRAWAAAPEAASHLALFLVGLRLGEGDGTALRAKVYRSLLSIGAGLPTDCLAWAGLRRVIGQERSLGAIGSRKQYDVMLGVAFQAWQERRPAEREAATLPGLRGGVCDQCGRKCQVRVPAAVLNRAAPRYGPGVLRTAGWRRDLPDVVDWGVAQFAELLPLLGERAAKTVMRCQLAQGVQQGALPRSVLEQLVARICP
- a CDS encoding Hsp70 family protein, with protein sequence MTGRAIGIDLGTTYSVVAALDERGEAQALTDVEGNVLIPSAVHFVRRGEAVVGRLAKASQAVEPDRVVTAVKRDMGTELTRRFDEVDLTPEGISGVILRALAVTAANALGVAPESLRAVITVPAYFGVAEKEATAQAAAIAGLDLMELVAEPVAAAVSYGVDSGTSGLVLVYDLGGGTFDTTVLEVGAEGPRVLVTDGSSRLGGLNWDDRLQSLLLERFVAVTQDEDALDDDDFQLAVAAAAEDLKKQLSERESASVTLTRGRERSRIALSRSDFEERTADLVAMTLEVVQRALSLAGTRCRLPLREVILVGGSTKMPMIAAALREAVNVPVALRDPDLAVAKGAALHAAALDRRAGVPPEQPLIAVSAKGERARSLQPATGVVPRAIGVLLRDSHDPSGTRLFVEHLVTANTPLPVVGVEATFATIMKNQDRVRVELFEQAGPMPSPDLANNRRVLDGELIGLPQLPAGSPIELTLAVAPDGRIRCTALEPRSGKVLVLESYMEGVVDGAAAAAQRHHVSSLRISS